A genomic region of Trifolium pratense cultivar HEN17-A07 linkage group LG3, ARS_RC_1.1, whole genome shotgun sequence contains the following coding sequences:
- the LOC123917172 gene encoding uncharacterized protein LOC123917172 isoform X2 translates to MDAIQAQAVSPLDHDEMEFEEYVMEDKWEEVIEMYKNDSRFHKIKLKGRGTALHVAINNGYVNYVERLVDAIVKHDDKSGLTLLNEKDATPLHLAAYRGFTSMCEYIIGKNGERNDFIQVRNSNGETPLFWAVLARQRKVFVYLHQFVQYDFNFAINYDGTTILHVAIMREMFDLANIILYCYPGLSYMKDKNDVTPLEVLATRTSAFNSGSTLLWWEKLLYYCIPVKVQDPKTKMESYNKGTKKDLATIKIIKNKHKYGGQLLKAFMKNPCQSYTGGEDPGVDEAAENFAKFIQKKRIDTLRDLQNTTKQETEENKKGEDSAIKDEKDTTFLAVAKSGIVEIMEELDSKVPINSDKKGLLLVAMKNIKKEILSTEKTDKNETAFLIAAKHGIVEMIRELHNQMKSVIHETNSNNENVLLLAVKNRQSHVVELLKRLLSTDIFHGLNVEVDNNGNTMLHLAACASIHNENTWRISGAAMQMMWDIKWYKYIKGLVPDHFSHRTNKEGKFPSEIFKEQHKELLHDSIDWLKDTAESCSVVAALIAGVSFATSGNVPGGNDSDTGKPALEEQPVFEGFAVSSLIGLYFSVTALIMFLSILTSRKRVEDFSGDLPKKLLLGLSSLFVSIVAMLVSFCAGHFFVLTDKYCKNNILFYLYISICLPVTFYAVVQFPLYIDLLKVIWKKVPPSSFKGVHL, encoded by the exons ATGGACGCTATTCAGGCTCAAGCTGTATCTCCTCTTGATCACGATG AGATGGAGTTCGAGGAGTATGTAATGGAAGACAAATGGGAAGAAGTTATTGAAATGTACAAAAATGATAGTCGTTTTCACAAGATAAAATTGAAGGGAAGAGGAACAGCATTGCATGTGGCAATAAACAATGGGTATGTAAACTATGTGGAAAGGCTTGTAGATGCAATAGTAAAGCATGATGATAAAAGTGGTTTAACATTGTTGAATGAAAAAGATGCTACACCTCTTCACCTTGCAGCATATAGAGGATTCACAAGTATGTGTGAATATATAATTGGAAAAAATGGTGAAAGAAATGATTTTATTCAAGTTAGAAATTCAAATGGAGAAACACCACTTTTTTGGGCTGTGCTTGCACGTCAAAGAAAAGTCTTTGTTTATCTACATCAGTTTGTCCAATATGATTTCAATTTTGCAATCAATTATGATGGCACTACCATTCTTCATGTTGCCATTATGAGAGAAATGTTCG ATTTGGCAAATATAATATTGTATTGCTATCCTGGTCTTAGCTATATGAAGGACAAAAATGATGTCACACCTTTGGAAGTTCTTGCTACTAGGACATCAGCCTTCAATAGTGGAAGTACGCTATTATGGTGGGAGAAACTTTTATACTACT GCATTCCTGTCAAAGTCCAGGACCCAAAAACTAAAATGGAATCGTATAACAAAGGTACAAAGAAAG ATTTGGCGACAATAAAGATTATTAAGAATAAGCACAAATATGGTGGTCAACTTTTGAAAGCATTTATGAAAAATCCTTGTCAATCATACACGGGTGGTGAGGACCCTGGGGTTGATGAAGCTGCAGaaaattttgcaaaatttaTCCAGAAAAAACGGATCGATACATTAA gGGACTTACAAAATACCACAAAGCAAGAGacagaagaaaataaaaaaggggAAGATTCAGcaataaaagatgaaaaagataCCACATTTTTGGCAGTAGCAAAAAGTGGCATAGTTGAAATTATGGAAGAGCTTGATTCTAAAGTACCAATTAACTCTGACAAGAAAGGCTTATTACTTGTAGCAATGAAGAAtatcaaaaaagaaatattatcaaCAGAAAAAACTGACAAAAATGAAACAGCATTTTTAATTGCAGCAAAACATGGCATAGTTGAAATGATTCGTGAGCTTCATAACCAAATGAAAAGTGTGATCCATGAGACTAACTCTAACAATGAAAATGTATTGCTTTTAGCAGTGAAGAATAGGCAATCTCATGTTGTTGAGTTGTTGAAGAGATTATTATCCACAGATATCTTTCATGGCTTAAATGTAGAAGTGGATAACAATGGAAACACCATGTTACATTTGGCAGCATGTGCATCAATTCATAACGAAAACACTTGGAGAATATCTGGTGCAGCCATGCAAATGATGTGGGACATCAAGTGGTATAAG TACATCAAAGGATTAGTACCAGATCATTTCAGTCATAGAACAAATAAAGAAGGCAAATTCCCAAGTGAAATCTTTAAGGAGCAACACAAAGAACTTCTACATGACAGCATTGATTGGTTGAAAGATACAGCAGAGTCATGCTCAGTTGTAGCAGCACTCATTGCAGGCGTATCCTTTGCAACATCAGGTAATGTCCCTGGAGGCAATGATTCGGACACAGGAAAACCAGCATTAGAAGAACAACCTGTATTTGAAGGATTCGCTGTATCTTCGTTAATTGGACTTTACTTCTCTGTCACTGCACTCATCATGTTCCTTTCTATACTCACTTCTCGAAAACGAGTCGAAGACTTCAGTGGAGACTTGCCAAAGAAGCTTCTTTTGGGATTAAGTTCTCTCTTCGTATCCATTGTTGCCatgcttgtttctttttgcgCCGGACATTTCTTTGTGCTCACTGATAAATATTGCAAGAATAATATCTTgttctatttatatatttccaTTTGCTTGCCAGTCACATTCTATGCAGTTGTTCAATTTCCATTATATATTGATCTTCTTAAAGTTATTTGGAAGAAGGTGCCACCATCAAGTTTTAAGGGTGTTCATTTGTAA
- the LOC123917172 gene encoding uncharacterized protein LOC123917172 isoform X1, with translation MDAIQAQAVSPLDHDEMEFEEYVMEDKWEEVIEMYKNDSRFHKIKLKGRGTALHVAINNGYVNYVERLVDAIVKHDDKSGLTLLNEKDATPLHLAAYRGFTSMCEYIIGKNGERNDFIQVRNSNGETPLFWAVLARQRKVFVYLHQFVQYDFNFAINYDGTTILHVAIMREMFDLANIILYCYPGLSYMKDKNDVTPLEVLATRTSAFNSGSTLLWWEKLLYYCIPVKVQDPKTKMESYNKGTKKEKNESGISIPLYNVHELEKAGKVRYALARLDFIRCAKILCHPIQKFAFRLPIISLFDLATIKIIKNKHKYGGQLLKAFMKNPCQSYTGGEDPGVDEAAENFAKFIQKKRIDTLRDLQNTTKQETEENKKGEDSAIKDEKDTTFLAVAKSGIVEIMEELDSKVPINSDKKGLLLVAMKNIKKEILSTEKTDKNETAFLIAAKHGIVEMIRELHNQMKSVIHETNSNNENVLLLAVKNRQSHVVELLKRLLSTDIFHGLNVEVDNNGNTMLHLAACASIHNENTWRISGAAMQMMWDIKWYKYIKGLVPDHFSHRTNKEGKFPSEIFKEQHKELLHDSIDWLKDTAESCSVVAALIAGVSFATSGNVPGGNDSDTGKPALEEQPVFEGFAVSSLIGLYFSVTALIMFLSILTSRKRVEDFSGDLPKKLLLGLSSLFVSIVAMLVSFCAGHFFVLTDKYCKNNILFYLYISICLPVTFYAVVQFPLYIDLLKVIWKKVPPSSFKGVHL, from the exons ATGGACGCTATTCAGGCTCAAGCTGTATCTCCTCTTGATCACGATG AGATGGAGTTCGAGGAGTATGTAATGGAAGACAAATGGGAAGAAGTTATTGAAATGTACAAAAATGATAGTCGTTTTCACAAGATAAAATTGAAGGGAAGAGGAACAGCATTGCATGTGGCAATAAACAATGGGTATGTAAACTATGTGGAAAGGCTTGTAGATGCAATAGTAAAGCATGATGATAAAAGTGGTTTAACATTGTTGAATGAAAAAGATGCTACACCTCTTCACCTTGCAGCATATAGAGGATTCACAAGTATGTGTGAATATATAATTGGAAAAAATGGTGAAAGAAATGATTTTATTCAAGTTAGAAATTCAAATGGAGAAACACCACTTTTTTGGGCTGTGCTTGCACGTCAAAGAAAAGTCTTTGTTTATCTACATCAGTTTGTCCAATATGATTTCAATTTTGCAATCAATTATGATGGCACTACCATTCTTCATGTTGCCATTATGAGAGAAATGTTCG ATTTGGCAAATATAATATTGTATTGCTATCCTGGTCTTAGCTATATGAAGGACAAAAATGATGTCACACCTTTGGAAGTTCTTGCTACTAGGACATCAGCCTTCAATAGTGGAAGTACGCTATTATGGTGGGAGAAACTTTTATACTACT GCATTCCTGTCAAAGTCCAGGACCCAAAAACTAAAATGGAATCGTATAACAAAGGTACAAAGAAAG AGAAAAATGAAAGTGGAATTTCAATACCATTATACAATGTTCATGAATTAGAAAAGGCAGGCAAAGTACGATATGCTCTTGCTCGATTAGATTTTATTAGGTGTGCTAAGATTTTATGTCATCCCATTCAAAAGTTTGCATTCAGATTACCTATCATATCACTATTTG ATTTGGCGACAATAAAGATTATTAAGAATAAGCACAAATATGGTGGTCAACTTTTGAAAGCATTTATGAAAAATCCTTGTCAATCATACACGGGTGGTGAGGACCCTGGGGTTGATGAAGCTGCAGaaaattttgcaaaatttaTCCAGAAAAAACGGATCGATACATTAA gGGACTTACAAAATACCACAAAGCAAGAGacagaagaaaataaaaaaggggAAGATTCAGcaataaaagatgaaaaagataCCACATTTTTGGCAGTAGCAAAAAGTGGCATAGTTGAAATTATGGAAGAGCTTGATTCTAAAGTACCAATTAACTCTGACAAGAAAGGCTTATTACTTGTAGCAATGAAGAAtatcaaaaaagaaatattatcaaCAGAAAAAACTGACAAAAATGAAACAGCATTTTTAATTGCAGCAAAACATGGCATAGTTGAAATGATTCGTGAGCTTCATAACCAAATGAAAAGTGTGATCCATGAGACTAACTCTAACAATGAAAATGTATTGCTTTTAGCAGTGAAGAATAGGCAATCTCATGTTGTTGAGTTGTTGAAGAGATTATTATCCACAGATATCTTTCATGGCTTAAATGTAGAAGTGGATAACAATGGAAACACCATGTTACATTTGGCAGCATGTGCATCAATTCATAACGAAAACACTTGGAGAATATCTGGTGCAGCCATGCAAATGATGTGGGACATCAAGTGGTATAAG TACATCAAAGGATTAGTACCAGATCATTTCAGTCATAGAACAAATAAAGAAGGCAAATTCCCAAGTGAAATCTTTAAGGAGCAACACAAAGAACTTCTACATGACAGCATTGATTGGTTGAAAGATACAGCAGAGTCATGCTCAGTTGTAGCAGCACTCATTGCAGGCGTATCCTTTGCAACATCAGGTAATGTCCCTGGAGGCAATGATTCGGACACAGGAAAACCAGCATTAGAAGAACAACCTGTATTTGAAGGATTCGCTGTATCTTCGTTAATTGGACTTTACTTCTCTGTCACTGCACTCATCATGTTCCTTTCTATACTCACTTCTCGAAAACGAGTCGAAGACTTCAGTGGAGACTTGCCAAAGAAGCTTCTTTTGGGATTAAGTTCTCTCTTCGTATCCATTGTTGCCatgcttgtttctttttgcgCCGGACATTTCTTTGTGCTCACTGATAAATATTGCAAGAATAATATCTTgttctatttatatatttccaTTTGCTTGCCAGTCACATTCTATGCAGTTGTTCAATTTCCATTATATATTGATCTTCTTAAAGTTATTTGGAAGAAGGTGCCACCATCAAGTTTTAAGGGTGTTCATTTGTAA
- the LOC123917173 gene encoding uncharacterized protein LOC123917173 codes for MDDDNKTIIESRQELMVSPTSGQNQTLRTAYFLTPPCIKDSHFLPTHFTIPSQITTKLPLEVRYNGWRNPHEEWIKWVKKLQPKFESLWLKTGIYHAIKASEYEIKRDDELILELANRWCSKTNTFVFPWGETTLTLEDTKVCFGFSVLGCSVTTPIMNSEQKEAEEELFEARRMFNSSRGKKVNQSAWIKHFMKGESKVEHEAFLVYWLSRFVFPADSYDTILKSVFPIAINLAYGTRIALAPAVLASVYRDLSLLNSIIKNNATITMKSLRVTICAPFQLVQVWALERFLGLRHGLPNVARWGGKKMMKNKNLKKDLDCAGFRDEFLWKPYENSPCIEVYNEKDMWKCDNPCLDEELASFSRCLMVCELVGMGCKEKYFPHRVAMQFGMDQDIPGEVSVCKNDPWMSDSEPLALVDFDLCIELCFRLPGVTSRYYDWWKKSKSSPGGDNNTMKVEESYDLPPPPGFTSKFERNQMDNNTMKVEELYDIPPPPGFTSKYERNQTEGSDKKDNFVVYELSSSDDEVVANGKGLSSAEFDEFLLSFVGDEAEMNSLFCDRNDENGESFSPFTLDMANDLENRIQKLEKVADKVKETRFGSKG; via the coding sequence ATGGATGATGACAACAAAACCATCATAGAATCTAGACAAGAACTGATGGTTTCACCAACATCCGGTCAAAACCAAACTCTAAGAACTGCCTATTTCCTCACTCCTCCTTGCATTAAAGATTCTCATTTTCTTCCAACTCATTTCACCATTCCCTCTCAAATCACCACAAAGTTACCCTTAGAAGTTAGGTACAATGGATGGAGAAATCCACATGAAGAATGGATCAAATGGGTCAAAAAATTACAACCAAAGTTTGAATCTTTATGGTTAAAAACAGGAATATACCATGCAATCAAAGCTTCAGAATATGAAATCAAAAGGGATGATGAGTTGATTCTTGAACTTGCTAATAGATGGTGTTCAAAGACCAACACATTTGTTTTCCCTTGGGGTGAAACAACATTAACATTGGAAGACACAAaggtttgttttggtttttctgTTTTAGGTTGTTCTGTTACTACCCCTATTATGAACAGTGAACAAAAAGAAGCAGAAGAAGAGTTATTTGAAGCTAGAAGAATGTTTAACAGTTCTAGAGGTAAAAAAGTGAATCAAAGTGCATGGATTAAGCATTTTATGAAGGGTGAAAGCAAAGTGGAACATGAAGCTTTTTTGGTTTATTGGTTGTCAAGGTTTGTGTTTCCTGCTGATTCTTATGATACTATTTTGAAAAGTGTTTTTCCAATTGCAATAAATTTAGCTTATGGAACTAGAATAGCTCTTGCACCTGCTGTTTTAGCTAGTGTTTATAGAGATTTAAGTTTGCTTAATagcattattaaaaataatgcTACAATAACTATGAAGAGTTTAAGAGTAACTATttgtgcaccttttcaattggttCAAGTTTGGGCTTTAGAGAGGTTTCTAGGATTAAGGCATGGTTTACCAAATGTGGCTAGATGGGGtggaaaaaaaatgatgaaaaataaaaacttgaaaaaGGACTTGGATTGTGCAGGGTTTAGAGATGAATTTTTGTGGAAACCTTATGAGAATTCACCGTGTATTGAGGTGTATAATGAAAAAGATATGTGGAAATGTGATAATCCTTGTTTAGATGAAGAGTTAGCGTCGTTTTCTCGGTGTTTGATGGTATGTGAGTTGGTTGGTATGGGATGTAAAGAGAAGTACTTTCCGCATCGTGTCGCTATGCAATTCGGTATGGATCAAGACATTCCTGGTGAGGTTTCTGTTTGTAAAAATGATCCATGGATGAGTGATAGTGAGCCACTGGCATTGGTAGATTTCGACTTGTGCATTGAATTGTGCTTCAGACTTCCAGGTGTTACTTCTAGATACTATGATTGGTGGAAGAAATCAAAATCAAGTCCGGGAGGAGATAATAATACAATGAAGGTAGAAGAATCGTATGACCTACCGCCACCGCCTGGTTTTACTTCCAAGTTTGAGAGAAATCAAATGGATAATAATACAATGAAGGTTGAAGAATTGTATGACATACCGCCACCACCTGGTTTTACTTCCAAGTATGAGAGAAATCAAACGGAAGGTTCTGATaaaaaggataattttgtaGTTTATGAACTATCAAGTTCTGATGATGAAGTAGTTGCAAATGGTAAAGGTTTGTCTAGTGCTGAGTTTGACGAGTTTCTATTATCATTTGTGGGCGATGAAGCAGAAATGAATAGTTTATTTTGTGATAGAAATGATGAAAATGGAGAAAGTTTTAGTCCTTTTACATTAGACATGGCAAATGATCTTGAAAACCGGATTCAGAAGCTTGAAAAAGTGGCTGATAAGGTTAAAGAAACAAGATTTGGCTCAAAAGGTTGA
- the LOC123915247 gene encoding uncharacterized protein LOC123915247 yields the protein MNEQPLEDTIMEVKEDFMLSPAGDSKATLRTTHFLKPIANTIEEPPLKFKTSSSSVFDPNEWPLKFHFNGWRDWRHNQEKWVCWVEDLKPKYESVWKKAGIFEAIMSTMCRIVKNQDLLYGIVEKWCCETNTFVFPFGEATITLEDVMVLGGYPIIGHPIFTEVKDQEMKEVEEKLIIARQKPWQTKKSHATTSIWMDMFIDKGSKIEHEAFLATWLSIFVFPHKYHLVKSCLFPIAVHLARGNPIALAPAVLASIYKDLTLFKKTIVDLSKYHVSSDRYPLEVTLPSPFYLVQIWVWERFKNLQPQPMLINHGDPLLFRWHEVRALKIDDVKLTLDSAMDDFLWRPYVRFADNCEMFYPNDELLVPFKKDLDKQLLSFVICLRVSELVGFESIEQYLPHRVAMQFGMDQDVPSSVPRINETKFIAWKNYCRPVPGQNLYFPSRFFEADVTTRYAMWWPQPVLGHGDFVKNIVKRKRSASSRKHRPLVGKANRSGIDVGVPPGFPPHLVDLLSFENICYDYPAEKSSHDSVKSDENIDSPSISVEDCTPLTKSKNLINQFPSASLADSKISTRSLEEYFEDAHGRKEATMSSDRVCLSQTQGENKTCKRFFVRKKISSSNNENVVQQDIQFHSDMAAQSETKEKVEEKGSKESDHEVVLLLKEQYLKNQEELARLARQQEEMLRIMDIREKRDEELRQLLTSFLRNQQPPSS from the coding sequence ATGAATGAACAACCATTGGAAGATACCATCATGGAGGTGAAGGAAGATTTCATGCTTTCACCTGCTGGTGACAGTAAAGCAACTCTAAGAACAACCCATTTTCTCAAACCAATTGCAAACACCATTGAAGAACCacctttgaagtttaaaacatCATCGTCTTCTGTTTTTGACCCAAATGAATGGCCTTTGAAATTCCATTTCAATGGGTGGCGTGACTGGCGTCACAACCAAGAGAAATGGGTTTGTTGGGTTGAAGACCTTAAACCCAAATATGAATCAGTGTGGAAGAAAGCTGGAATCTTTGAAGCTATAATGAGTACTATGTGTCGCATAGTGAAAAATCAAGACTTGCTATATGGGATTGTGGAGAAATGGTGTTGTGAGACAAATACATTTGTGTTTCCATTTGGTGAGGCAACAATTACTTTGGAGGATGTTATGGTTTTGGGGGGTTATCCTATCATTGGTCATCCTATTTTCACAGAAGTTAAAGACCAAGAAATGAAAGAGGTAGAAGAGAAGCTCATCATTGCAAGACAGAAACCATGGCAGACTAAAAAATCTCACGCTACCACATCAATATGGATGGATATGTTCATTGATAAAGGTagtaaaattgaacatgaagCATTTCTAGCAACTTGgttatcaatttttgtttttcctcaTAAATACCATTTGGTGAAAAGTTGTTTGTTCCCTATTGCTGTTCATCTTGCTAGAGGAAATCCAATTGCTTTGGCACCAGCTGTTTTAGCTAGCATTTATAAGGATTTAACTTTGTTTAAGAAAACAATTGTTGATTTGTCAAAATATCATGTTAGTAGTGATAGATATCCTCTAGAAGTTACCCTTCCATCACCCTTTTACTTGGTTCAAATTTGGGTGTGGGAGAGGTTCAAAAACTTACAACCACAACCCATGTTGATCAACCATGGAGACCCTTTATTGTTTAGGTGGCATGAGGTTAGAGCCTTGAAAATAGACGATGTTAAGTTGACATTAGACTCGGCTATGGATGATTTTCTTTGGCGTCCGTATGTTAGGTTTGCTGATAACTGTGAGATGTTTTATCCAAATGATGAATTATTGGTACCATTTAAGAAAGATTTGGATAAACAATTGCTTTCATTTGTTATATGCTTGAGAGTTTCCGAGCTTGTTGGCTTTGAGTCTATAGAGCAATATCTTCCGCATAGAGTTGCTATGCAATTTGGAATGGATCAAGATGTTCCAAGTTCTGTGCCTAGAATCAATGAGACTAAATTCATTGCTTGGAAAAACTACTGCAGACCTGTACCTGGTCAAAATTTGTATTTTCCATCGCGATTTTTTGAGGCAGATGTAACCACTCGTTATGCAATGTGGTGGCCGCAACCGGTATTAGGTCATGGCGATTTTGTTAAGAACATTGTGAAGCGGAAGAGAAGTGCAAGTTCACGGAAACATAGACCTCTTGTAGGAAAAGCTAACCGAAGTGGTATTGATGTTGGTGTTCCACCTGGATTTCCTCCCCATCTTGTTGACCTTCttagttttgaaaatatttgttatGATTATCCTGCGGAAAAATCTTCTCATGATTCTGTGAAATCTGATGAAAATATTGATTCTCCTTCCATATCTGTTGAGGATTGTACACCTTTGACGAAATCTAAGAATTTAATCAACCAATTTCCTTCAGCCTCTTTAGCAGattcaaaaatttcaacaaGGAGTTTGGAGGAATATTTTGAAGATGCACATGGGAGAAAAGAAGCAACAATGTCTAGTGACAGAGTCTGTTTATCCCAGACTCAAGGTGAAAATAAAACCTGCAAAAGGTTTTTTGtcagaaaaaaaatctcttcGTCCAACAATGAAAATGTTGTGCAACAAGATATTCAGTTTCACTCTGATATGGCTGCTCAATCAGAAACtaaagaaaaagttgaagaaaaagGAAGTAAAGAAAGTGATCATGAAGTTGTGCTTTTGTTAAAAGAGCAATACTTGAAGAATCAAGAGGAACTCGCACGTTTAGCAAGACAACAGGAAGAGATGTTACGGATAATGGATATCAGGGAGAAGAGGGATGAAGAGTTGAGGCAACTGCTCACTAGTTTTCTAAGGAATCAACAACCACCATcttcttaa
- the LOC123915246 gene encoding uncharacterized protein LOC123915246 has translation MNEPIIEVREDFMLSPAGDSKPTLRTAHFLKPIANTIEEPAYEFNPFSSFSSVFDPNQWPLKIHFNGWRHQHTKWLRWVDQLQLRFETLWKKVGIFEAIMNTKCRIMRDQNLLFGVVEKWCCETNTFVFPFGEATITLEDVMVLGGYPILGDPVFTSLEDREMREVEKKLILARKELTTNEKTRGDARTSLWMDIFIDRGSEIEHEAFLVTWLSFFVFPHKRNNVKSCLFPIAVHLARGNPIALAPAVLASLYKDLSFFKKTIVDLSKYPVGADRFPLEVTILQSPFYLVQVWVWERFKNLQPQPMLINYADPLLFRWNKIQALKIENVKLALDSAIDDFLWRPYVRYSDKYRMFYPNDEIWVPFKKDLDKEMLSFFTCLRVSELVGFDSIEQYLPHRVAMQFGIDQDVPGVAPMVNETKEIAWKNHCRSISDKSLYFPSRFFEADVTTRYSRWWKQSVLGRSDFVKKIVQRKRSESSRKHRAHVGKANRRGNDVGVPPGFRPHLVDTLIFGSFCDDVPAEISANDCVKADENIGASSVLVEDCKPLLKEYKCGGIINQSSSASLECYKKILPQKRTTLKDNIEHSIRGLEEDFENENQRKGARLSSDRICLSETQSENQSFSIREKASSTNKVSVAQYDLQEEAKETLEEKEREESDHEVLVLLKEQYLKNQEELGRLARQQEEILRLFALREKRDEELRQLLTSVLKNQQPPSSS, from the coding sequence ATGAATGAACCCATCATTGAGGTTAGGGAAGATTTCATGCTTTCACCAGCTGGTGACAGTAAACCAACTTTAAGAACAGCCCATTTTCTCAAACCTATTGCAAACACCATTGAAGAACCAGCTTATGAGTTTAACCcattttcatcattttcttctgtttttgaCCCAAATCAATGGCCTCTGAAAATCCATTTCAATGGCTGGCGACACCAACACACCAAATGGCTTAGGTGGGTTGATCAACTTCAACTGAGATTTGAAACATTATGGAAGAAAGTTGGCATCTTTGAAGCTATAATGAACACCAAGTGTCGCATTATGAGGGATCAAAACTTGCTATTTGGGGTTGTTGAGAAGTGGTGTTGTGAAACAAATACCTTTGTATTTCCCTTTGGTGAGGCAACAATTACTTTGGAGGATGTTATGGTTTTGGGGGGTTACCCTATTCTTGGTGATCCTGTTTTCACTTCACTTGAAGACCGTGAAATGAGAGAGGTGGAAAAGAAATTGATCCTTGCAAGAAAGGAGCTTACTACTAATGAGAAAACAAGAGGTGATGCGAGAACATCATTGTGGATGGATATATTCATTGATAGAGGTagtgaaattgaacatgaaGCATTTCTTGTTACTTGGttgtcattttttgtttttcctcaTAAAAGAAATAATGTGAAAAGTTGTTTGTTTCCTATTGCTGTTCATCTTGCTAGAGGAAATCCTATTGCTTTAGCACCGGCTGTTTTGGCTAGCTTATATAAggatttaagtttttttaagaaaacaatTGTTGATTTGTCAAAATATCCTGTTGGTGCTGATAGGTTTCCTTTAGAAGTTACTATTCTTCAATCACCCTTTTATTTGGTTCAAGTTTGGGTGTGGGAGAGGTTCAAAAATTTACAACCGCAACCCATGTTGATCAACTATGCAGACCCTTTATTGTTTAGGTGGAATAAGATTCAGGCCTTGAAAATTGAGAATGTTAAGTTGGCACTAGACTCAGCTATCGATGATTTTCTTTGGCGTCCGTATGTTAGATATTCTGATAAATATAGGATGTTTTATCCAAATGATGAAATTTGGGTACCATTTAAGAAAGATTTGGATAAAGAAATGTTATCATTTTTTACATGCTTGAGAGTATCAGAGCTTGTTGGATTTGACTCTATAGAGCAATATCTTCCACATAGAGTTGCAATGCAATTTGGAATTGATCAAGATGTTCCAGGTGTTGCGCCTATGGTCAATGAGACTAAAGAGATTGCTTGGAAAAACCACTGCAGATCCATATCTGATAAAAGTTTGTATTTTCCATCGAGATTTTTTGAGGCTGATGTTACAACCCGTTATTCAAGGTGGTGGAAGCAATCGGTATTAGGTCGCAGCGATTTTGTCAAGAAAATTGTGCAGCGGAAGAGAAGTGAAAGTTCAAGGAAACATAGAGCTCATGTAGGAAAAGCTAACAGAAGGGGTAATGATGTTGGTGTTCCACCTGGATTTCGTCCTCATCTTGTTGACACTCTTATTTTTGGAAGTTTTTGTGATGATGTTCCAGCTGAAATTTCTGCTAATGATTGTGTGAAAGCTGATGAAAATATTGGTGCTTCTTCCGTATTAGTTGAGGATTGTAAGCCTTTGTTGAAAGAGTACAAATGTGGTGGCATAATCAACCAAAGTTCTTCAGCGTCTTTAGAATGTTATAAAAAGATATTACCACAGAAAAGGACAACTTTAAAAGACAACATTGAACATTCAATAAGGGGCTTGGAGGaagattttgaaaatgaaaaccaGAGAAAAGGTGCAAGATTGTCCAGTGACAGAATCTGTTTGTCTGAGACTCAAAGTGAAAATCAAAGCTTTTCTATCAGAGAAAAAGCCTCTTCAACAAACAAAGTTAGTGTTGCACAGTACGATCTTCAAGAAGAAGCTAAAGAAACtcttgaagaaaaagaaagagaagaaagtGATCATGAAGTTTTGGTTTTGTTAAAAGAGCAATACTTGAAGAACCAAGAGGAACTCGGGCGTCTGGCAAGACAACAAGAAGAGATCTTACGGTTATTTGCTTTGAGAGAGAAGAGGGATGAAGAGTTGAGGCAACTCCTCACTAGTGTTCTAAAGAACCAACAACCACCATCATCttcttaa